A single genomic interval of Alistipes sp. ZOR0009 harbors:
- a CDS encoding LytR/AlgR family response regulator transcription factor: MTNRINTLLKKEYPQNFITKNPASGTLFYFFLIFCFLIIYKPLHINSARSFSISVTMLLYCAAISIPVLILANAINRVNSHTKSKEWTFGKEVLSIAILLTTIGFCAYLAGFIIETPTSRWDLHTFADAFSRAVLVGLIPYLFTTLPNTRYLFSRQIEKTPAATPSNTSEKEVLPIQIVSKAKKEELTFLPDQLIYAESEGNYVTFHLAINGIEKSILIRNSISSIEQQLAAHPQLMRVHRAFIVNVSKVCAKSGNTLGYRLKVAECSKSIPVSRQNTHEFNLRVKQYS; encoded by the coding sequence ATGACAAATCGGATCAACACACTCCTTAAGAAAGAGTACCCACAAAACTTTATCACCAAAAATCCCGCAAGCGGAACCCTCTTCTACTTTTTCCTTATCTTCTGCTTCCTTATTATTTATAAACCGCTCCACATCAACAGCGCGCGCTCTTTTAGCATATCCGTTACCATGCTGCTTTACTGCGCCGCCATTTCAATTCCGGTGCTTATACTTGCCAATGCTATTAACAGGGTAAACAGCCATACCAAAAGTAAAGAATGGACATTTGGAAAAGAGGTTTTGTCCATTGCCATTCTACTTACCACTATCGGTTTTTGTGCCTACCTCGCTGGATTTATAATAGAGACTCCAACCTCGCGCTGGGATCTACACACCTTCGCCGATGCCTTTTCAAGGGCCGTTTTAGTAGGGCTCATCCCCTACCTTTTTACAACCTTGCCCAATACGAGATACCTATTCTCCCGTCAGATTGAAAAGACACCTGCAGCAACCCCAAGTAACACCTCCGAAAAAGAAGTTCTGCCCATCCAAATCGTATCCAAGGCAAAAAAGGAGGAGCTCACCTTCCTTCCAGACCAGCTCATTTACGCCGAATCGGAGGGCAACTACGTAACCTTTCATCTAGCCATAAATGGAATCGAGAAGAGCATTCTGATTAGGAATTCGATAAGCAGCATAGAGCAACAGCTGGCTGCACATCCGCAGCTCATGCGTGTACATCGAGCCTTTATTGTAAATGTAAGCAAGGTATGCGCTAAAAGTGGCAATACGTTAGGTTACCGATTAAAGGTTGCCGAGTGCAGTAAGTCAATACCCGTTTCGCGGCAGAATACGCACGAATTTAACCTGCGCGTAAAGCAATATAGCTAG